The following DNA comes from Epinephelus moara isolate mb chromosome 2, YSFRI_EMoa_1.0, whole genome shotgun sequence.
ccgTCAATAAAAAGCCATGatcaatggagctccgactccacgattcaccatggcaacaggtaaataaaagacagcgcctccattttaatccagtggatgcAGAGATATCaatgcatgtgtagcagacggtgcacgtttatctttaaaagaagagcctgagtcagagcgaggAAAGTGTAAATAAGTTAACCATAAAGTTNNNNNNNNNNNNNNNNNNNNNNNNNNNNNNNNNNNNNNNNNNNNNNNNNNNNNNNNNNNNNNNNNNNNNNNNNNNNNNNNNNNNNNNNNNNNNNNNNNNNNNNNNNNNNNNNNNNNNNNNNNNNNNNNNNNNNNNNNNNNNNNNNNNNNNNNNNNNNNNNNNNNNNNNNNNNNNNNNNNNNNNNNNNNNNNNNNNNNNNNNNNNNNNNNNNNNNNNNNNNNNNNNNNNNNNNNNNNNNNNNNNNNNNNNNNNNNNNNNNNNNNNNNNNNNNNNNNNNNNNNNNNNNNNNNNNNNNNNNNNNNNNNNNNNNNNNNNNNNNNNNNNNNNNNNNNNNNNNNNNNNNNNNNNNNNNNNNNNNNNNNNNNNNNNNNNNNNNNNNNNNNNNNNNNNNNNNNNNNNNNNNNNNNNNNNNNNNNNNNNNNNNNNNNNNNNNNNNNNNNNNNNNNNNNNNatacaagctttgacacggactgaatgaatgaggaaatgaaacagcgtgtaagagggaggagacagagaaaaactcagggtttattgaagaaaacctgccagcgagcaggttatgttcacagagtctgttaccatggtgattgactcagagtttcagtttccctcatctcagggttaacttactctgagttttcacataacccgctttctggaatacccccctgGTCTGGTTGGAGCTAGTTAGTTGcacacaacaataacaacaacaggaaGCATTGATTAGatagatttattttaatgtggaaTTTAAAAACACTCACAGTGTTGCTCTGCTGCATCACATTGCCTCTGGTATTCTTTGAGGTATTCTTTTAAACCATTTTAAACAGATTGTTCTCATTTTTACAGTTCTATATAGgttttacctgttggagggaCGCGGAGCtgcatgtagaaaaaaaaaatagctgcaTTAAAAATAGCATTTAGCCGTGTGGTGCGTGCACGGGCAAGCATTGCGTCAGTGGTCAgtaacacattgttggtttggtCTTTTCGTGGGTTCTTTGACAGTTAGAAAATCATAGGATATTATCAGCCTaatcattgaaattaaattaaatttaattaaattgtgtgtgtgtgtgtgtgtgtgtgtgtgtgtgtgtgtgtgtgtgatatgcAGTGGAGTCCATGTTCTCAGCAATGTGTGAATGCCAGGCGCTGCACCCCGACCCAGAAGACGACGACTCTGACAATGACTTTGAAGGAGAAGAGTACGACGTAGAGGAGGCTGGTGAGGGAAAAAAcgcataaatacacacatgtacagtgttcatacaaacacacacacacacattctgttgTCATCAGTCTATGAGCGACTTGTCAACAGTGTCATAAGATATTAACATGACAACTTCTTGTTGATTATGAAGTTCTGATGTCTGATGatgtgatgtaaaaaaaaaatgcagcttagCAGCTTGGTAAAGACAGaagttcaaaataaatgtagggCCAGTGATGAAAGAGAGCTGGTTTTGGccatctctctccttcttttgtCTTTATCCGTTTTTACATCTTGTGTAAGCAGTTTTTCAGCACACAGAATAATATAACATGCTGTAGACTGAGTACAAAATGTTGACTCcgcttcctcctcctgtctctgtttgtctctcccTATTTGTTACCTGGACTCTTTGGTTGCAGAGGCAGGTAAGATGtccagcaatcatcactgcacaATTACACAACTAAAGTACTTCTGTTGAACCTTTATAAGACAAATTGTGTCCCTTGAGAATCAAACTCCCAAAGTACAGAAAGTTGGCACTGAATGCTTTTTCATATTCTTAAACCTCtagttttatgttaaaatacTGATTATTAATGTTAAATAGAGTTTATGTAAAGTTTTACTGTATATTCAATACCAAACACATTTCTGCTGTTATAACCACCGTCTCTCCTCCAACATTTAGAGCACGGCCATGCTGACATCCCGACGTTTTACACCTGTGATGAGGGTCTGTCGGCACTCACGCAGGAGGGCCAGGCTACGCTGGAGAGGCTGGAGGGGATGTTAGCCCAGTCAGTCGCTCAGCAGTACCACATGGCTGGGGTCCGAACTGAAGAAACCAACGCTGAATTTGAAGGTTTGATTCACACAGCAGTCTGATGACAAAGAGAGTAAAGTCTCTCCCTGAGACTAAGATCATTTGGTTCTAAAACTAGTTCAAGTTCCTTTGATTAAAGTTGAACTAGGGCTTTCTCTTTTTGTTAAATATAAAGTTAACTTCTCCCTTACATTATCCAGTAATTCACAAAGGCAGATTTGTGTAAATATACTACATCTGATGTGTATTTGTAATGTCTATAAAGAAAATACTTTTAGGAATGGTGATGATTGGGGCTTTGTTGTGTTCTGTTAGACAAGTctgcagtgaaaatgaaaaacaagctAATTTCACAAGATCTTGTTTATGAGGTGTTGTTAAAATTGaatgtttgttgttgacagATGGTATGGAGGTGGATACAGCAGCGACGGAGGCTGGTCAGTTTGAGGACGCAGACGTCGATCACTGGTAACAACAACAGTGAGACTtaacatgaaataaaagatTTCACAAACGGCAAAATAATAAACTCACAATGATAAAAcctcaaaaatattttcttaaataAAGTTGAATGTGACAGATTTTGAGCAGTCTGGTTAATACGTGTGTTATCTGACTCTTTCTGTAGATGGGAGTAATCTCAGCAGCCAATCAAAGCACCAGTGTTGCGTCATGGGATTGGAGAAGAGGACAACCGCACTTCTTTAAGGCTCTCAGCTCTGACTTATACTCTCttgtcaaacaaaaaaatgttcccATGTAAGTCATCTCACTAGGCTTTTGTAACTTTCTACATTTTCTCTTATGTGCTGCATTGAAGCTCactgttgtattgttttgttgtttttctgcttaCCATCATCTCTACTAATTTGTCCAAGTCGTATGAATAAAGTGTGTTGTACACAGCAAAGTCAGCTACTGTAGACTATTGAGATGCAGCCACAAATACCCAGATGCTGTTGttgactaaaaataaataaataaatactgagtTTCTGTTTGTACCTAATGACCAATTTAATATCTGATTTTCCTGCCAAGGAGAAGAAATGTCTTTGTATGAAGTTGTCAATAAATGCATAGTTTTtgtatgagtttttttttttttttcccttgtgatctgttaaaggagcagtgtgtaggatttattggCATCTAGTGGTTGAGGATTCCAGATTGCACTCAGcagaaacttctcccatgtgccaaacaCGAtatcccagttaggattccttctgTGATCACTGTTCAGGAGTTTTTTTACCGTGATccgaattatcctcagaggtctcttcctccccaaaacaaacggtccaggtgattaaaaccagtaaatacactgaataaagcatcttcacgtcacaaatcagtgtttctccgacactgtttggctcgttgcaggaagaggaagattCAGATGCTGAATCTCATTTTTCTGTCAATTATCTAATCAAGAAAGTGTTTAAGCTCTACTGAGCACCatttagaaattaaaataaaccatCAATCAGATAATGAATCTTATATCAAAATGGGGTCCAACAAAATACTGAATTCACAGTTCAAAATGCCTTTCCACTTTTTACAGAGAATTCAAAGGCACAGACCTGTGTACAGTTCATTACTACACTGTGCTTGGCTCTGGAATGTATATAAACATGaattacatatatatgtacaatAACACTAACTTTTCTCAGATAAGTGTAATACAAATAAAGGCAAGGCTCACTGCGCTAAGATCATCCAATTCTCAAATTTCCATCAGGCCTAGAAATGTTTCAGTTTATAATTAGTTAATTAGCTTAAGtataacatttaacaaaaaaccTTGGATCAATGTATATTATTGCAATTACAAGACTTGTTTGCAGGACTTGACATTGACATGCTGTAATCTGCCTTAAGATCATGCAAAAACAAGGCATACTCTTTTGTTAGCTACTGAAACTGACTAATATTTTAGTAACAGAAATTGATGTTTCCCATGTGTTGTGTGAACAGTTGTGGGGGTGATACTGGTTCTGGTTAGAGATCCccccaaaaatgttgaaatgtctaaaatgtttaaatcaGATGAGTGTATACTGCATAGCAATTGGTTTTAGTGTTTGATCAACCACCTTGTAAAGTAAAACTTGGCCGATCAATTTCTGCATGCCTTGTTTATGAGATTTAGCCTACAAAAACACTAAATGAGTTAAGTTTTCTGTTTAGCTTCTAAGATGTGCTCTTGAGGTCTTGAAGTCTTTAGAAAAGTGCATATAAGTGCTGTACTTTTTCCTAACGTGTGATGACTGAAATCAGCAGCAGGTTAACAGTCTGTCAGTAACAACATCTTCACATGTACTCTGGGTTATAAACGCTGCCCGGCAATGCTCATGTCCTCTTCTTAGTCTCCAGGGGGAGATGGAGAGACGGTGATTTCCTTGACAGCAGAGGGACGAGTTTATCAAACAACAGCACTGAGCTCATCATACCTGGAAGAGCCAAAGTATaaaagaggagatgaagaagaggaaaaagtatatttttatgtttggaAAGATTTAATTTacttaaagaaaagaaactttTAATTTGGTAGATAAGGGCAATTTGCAAAGAGCCTTGCAGCTTGAAAATAGACATTTTACACCTCTAATATTTCACTGTGTCATACATTTGAATGTGAGTCAGTGAAGATATACATGAAAGTAAATTTACTCAGGTACAATTTCGAGGTACatgtgtatttccattttattctactttatacttcttTAACTCCACTACATcacagaggcaaatattgtactttctactccactacatttattttataaccTTAGTTAGTTTGCAGATTCAGAATATTAATTCAAAATATCAATCAACAAACTGATGTATTATATTTAGTAtatgaagtaattaaaatgaacacctttaccagctgcaacattataATGATAAAgacattaatatatatattagttATAATACAGTAATACTATAACATTCTGAGAGAGTATTAGTGCATGGTAGAATTGCTACTTTTATTGAAGTATAAGATGTcagtactttttccaccactgacaaTCTGTATGTGAAGCAAACTGCTTAATAAAATTAGTTTAATAAGTACAGTATTTCCGTCTGGAACAGTGGCGGACTATCTGAGGGGCAGGACCGAAAACTCAATTAATCAAATTCAGAATTTTatattgtaaaaaacaaaagatgtgTAATAGTCttgaaacacaaatatttttcttactctcttttcttttttttccatactTATCCAGAGCCAGAAatctcaaaaataaaattctgtACTTTTCCATACTGCATAGGGACTCTAAATTTACTAATGTTACTCCCTACAACGGACTAGAAAAAATAAgacctttttaaattaattaatttgtttttgagaaATCTCTGTGTTTAAGACTTTTTCAGGCTTGCAGATACCCTGATATCAGTGTGCATCAATGGGTCTTACCCAACAGCGGGCCGAGCCAGTAGACCAGGCAGTACTCCAGGAAGGAGTTTCCACTGCAGGGGAACTGTGTGGAGAAGGCCAATGCAGGGTTAAACACTGCTCCTGTCAAACtgccacctgcacacacacaaacacacacatatattaaTGAACTTTTAAAAGCCAAAAATTGCAGCCACTGTTCTCTCATTTACAAgttttaaataaacaagttgaagTTGTACAGTGGCATTAAGATTTATATGTATTATATGTGGTAAAGAAAAGATGGGCAAGAAAGaaaccagttttaatcacattGTTGCTAAGTGCTGAGCTCACTTCCAAATTCTCAGTGTTGACCCATTCAGTGTtcctcatttattttattatcctGGCCAAAAAAGACTACTGACAGTTCTTTGACAACAGCTAAAGGGGCTATGATTGGTCAGATTGTTGATAAGCTTCAAGAAACTTTGTGGTTGTGCACTTCAGGAAATTTCGTCACAGATGTAATTAGATAGTCATCAGATGTTGAGCTCTGAGAAGAGGACATCTTTGAGGTTTATGTATAAACACTGTTACACAAGGTAAATGATGCACACATCAGGCCCTTCAGCATCACTTACTGGGTGTAACATATTGAATGGCTGTTTTTAGTTCACATAAATGTATTAGTTTGTGTATTGTAATGTACAGGCCCAGCTTCATACATTTCACACATTTGGGCATCAGCAGGCCTCTAAGATTTCATCTGCATAAAGCCACTGCAGTCATAGTATCTACACCAGTGATACTCACGGTCCGGGCCTAGGGTGCTGGGTGGCCTGCAAACCATTTTCTGagtcacaataaaaataaactgattcacactggaaattattttgtactttgaatgtaattAAGGAACCAgagttaataaaaaagaaatagtgCTGGGGAGGTTCCCATACTAAGCTCCAAATGTCTTCAAATCCTACAAACACAACTGCATACACCTTCACTGGCAGGGCTGCACTTTATTAGTTGGCCCCTgcttcctgtcattttgcaaaagtggcaaAGCAAGGTAAGTATCACAGATCTACACCTTcaccacaaagagaaaacacatgATTACACACTGAAGAGATGCCTAACAAATctcaaatatttcatttgttctgtgttttttacAAGTTAGAAACTGAGGAAACTGTACCGCATGAAATCAGAGACCTGCATGTGCCAATGAGCAAGACACGGAATCTCAGACTCTCATTGGCTGACTTTGTACATTATCATATCAGTAACACTGGAGTTGGGATGTATCTAACCTATTAGTACACATAAAATCAATTAATTACGTTACgttaaaataaacaacagaatAGAGTAAAGGCACGGTCATACCTGCATACACTACTGTTGCAATAACCGCAGCCACCGCGTGCACGCGGTATTTCGCCTCCACCGATCGCGTGTGCGTTATAGCAGTCTGAACTGCAAAAGAGCACGCGAGCTCCACGGCAGCGGCCTTGAGCAGTGGAGCGTGAATGGGGCTGATGCACCGGTAACCGAGCAGCTTATGCCGCACATGCAGTCCCGACAACCCAATACCCCAAATCACCGGCACTGCAAATCGCGCTGCGGCAGCCGCGGCGAACTGGCAGGCAATCCGCAGCAGGGCGCATCCGCCTGAAAACCTCGCATGGTAGGCGTGCTCGAGCGCACCGGAGGGGTTCCCAGTGGCCCCGTTGAAGGTGAACCCGTGGACAACGGCCGCCAGGTACGTCAAGGTGAGCGCGAGCTGAGGCTCGATCCCGCCCACCTCAGACAGTAGCTTTAGCTCGTGCGTGCAGCAGCACAGCTGGAAGGTGGACACGAGCTCCATGGCGTACACAGCAAGCCCAGTATCCGCAAGGGCCCTGCTCAACAACCTGCGGGTCGCATCGCTCATCGCGACGATCCCCACAAGCATCGACAGAGACACCGCCACGTCTGCAGTCATGTTCGCGGCTGGTCTGAGCTCTCGGATTGTCTGTGTCACTGACAGACTCCGCTGTGTGTACCCAGCTGCTGATGCCTCTTCCCTGGACTCTGGTCTCTGTCTATCGTTTGATCTCGCTTCCTCTGGCGGATGTAAAGCTCGGCCAAGCCGGGCTGCTGCTGTATCCCGGAGGATGTGGGTCCAACTGGGAGCAAATAAGCTTCAGTCCCCTTAGCTCACATGGTGCGGAAGTGGCTAAACTCCGCaattttcctcctcctccacctcctgctgtGGCTTTCATATGTGCAGACATAGGCTACATTCAGATGTGGACACGTAGAAGCACAAAGCATGGAGAGGGAGTTGAGAATCATTATGTCAGTATTTTTCTGGCAGGTATAaacacattagcatgttaacacaACAATTCTCATAACATGAATGTTGAGTTACATTAAATGTTTGGGAGCTATAATTCAATTTCCTGATATTCTCGGCTTTTACCTCGACAGCATGTGCTATCCTGCACCTGGCCTGAGTGTGTGCACACTTTTCTGTAACCTTTATTTAGTGCAATTAGAAAACTAAAAATCTTATAACATAGATCTGTGTCTGTGAgaatcagagcagagagcagcacaGACAAAAGACAGTGAAATCGAACAGCACCCAGCTGCTGATTTAAATAGGCTACTAGGCTATCTGAACCCCAAAACCCGTCGGTGGGTGTCAAAGGCATGTTCTCTTTAAAAATCGCTCACATCACACCATTTATCATGGCCAGAAACTGTATAAACGGAAATTATAGTTGAATTTTCAAATATTGGCTCCAACACCTATTTGGTCAAAATATATTGGCTACAAAAAGGGCTGTtaatggtggagggagggtcatgcattttcccattttccccagtcactcagggaggctcaaggaaaaatatttcacCCTTCGGGGAGAGTCTACACCCTCCTCGTCTAATAAAAAACAGAACTAATAAACCCTAGGCGTGCACCTGTTTGTAACAAAGAATTATATTTTGCATGTAACAAATTTTCTCTTGAGTCGTGTGTGCATTGTCCCCAGGTGTACATTGAGGCTCTTGTTTGCAAGCAATAAAAAATCCTTTGGAataagagacaaagacagatatTGTGTTTgagtattttatttcttttcatctCACCCTAACTAAACACAATAGGTTTTCTGTTTCTCATGACATCAGTCAACATCAATATCCATCCTGTTAGGACGGGGATCCAAAAAAATACGCAACATAGACCAACACACTTTAACTGTCAGAGCAAGAGGAGAACAGGCTTATATCCATCGATTGCAAGAAATCTGATGATAGTGGGAGTGTAGAAAAGAGGGAGGAGATGTGAAGGACAGGAGAGGCAAAAGGAGAATAATACAAGAAGGCATTAAGAGAGGAAGATCTGGAGTTAccgccttgtggttgtatgtctTCACAAACATCCATGTCTGTTCAGACTCATATGTAGACATaacagttgacaatgcttcaaatgttGCTGGAAAGGAGCTACATATTGTAAAATgcagatgcttcacacacatcttcaacccagcaaCACAGAGAATCTATAcaatcaccacagtttcaaggtggacacccacaTTACTGTCACAAATTCAATAtccaaccaaatgtctcctcttctgttcccgAGTTACAgctttgcagaacattatgttgCCACGGTAAAGCTGACCTTTGaacttttggatataaaatgtcatcactttatcattacATCCTATCAGACGTATGTGtggaattttgtcataattagtggaTGAATTCaaaacacaaggtcacagtgaccttgccctttgaccatcaaaatctaatcagttcattgttgagtccaagtagacgtttgtgccgACTTAGACAAAATTCCCTTAAAGCGAAGAACCCTTTGGTGTTCAGATGTACAGATGTATAAACTGATGGATGAAAAACTTAAAACATGATGCCTCAGACCACAGCCCTCAccggcacagaggcataaaaaggaGCTATGGGAGATAGCAGAGTAACAGCAGTTATGTTTGTCATCTTTGGCTTTGTCTTCCAGTGTGAGACAGTTCTTCACTATCACCACTAGATGTTGCTGTCTCCTTGTTCTTCAACTCATTTAGTACTGTAACTTCATAACGCACATTAACATTATTATACTTAGTGTGTTTTGAGGAAACAATGCATGATGTCATCAAGGATTCAATTATGGTtcaactgtctgtctgttcatctttcaCCTGCAGAGCCTCTTTCAGCCCAGAGCATTTCTAAATTTAAGGAGTGCAGTGGGATAGATAGGCTGAGGCAACTGCTTATATGATGCTTTGAGAATGAAAGAGGAGATAGAGAAGGTGCTCAAGTTTTGCAATCAACCCAAGAAATTGcttgtatgtgtgcgtgtgcatgtgtgtgcttttgtgtcTAATTACAACCTCCTCTGTGTCGTACTTCATCGCCCCCcactgactctctctctctctctctctctctctctgtctctctctgtagcaGGGATCAGTGGCAGTGAATGAGCAGCTTGCCGTGTCACTGTTAATACCAacaagaaagagggagggagggtggtaCGAGGAGGAGGGAGTCATTCACTCCTTATACCTCTGCACAGCGTCACATGAAAGAGTGAGGGGAGAAGGAGAAAATAACTGAAAGTAAGGAGTAAAACAAAgatctgcagagagagagagagagagtcacaCTGttaagagaagagagagaaaaagggagaaagaaGCCACAGGagatatacatacatatatacatatataaagaGGAAAAGGTCTGAGGTAGGAGGCTAGGATACAAATGAAGATGtcactctttttcttttagctCTGCAGTGGGATTGACAAGTTTCTCTACACTTCTTGTCCTGAAGAAGGACCCAACTTGTCATTCTCTACTCCTGttcttcatccctccatccaccAGGGAGGACATCTGTGGTGAGACCAAAACTGGAACAAAAGAAGGACAGAAGAACGAGAGGACAAGTAGAGTTCAGATCACACGAAAGGGTAAGGACAAACAGTCAGTCAGTAGGCGTCTAGAAGCACATTGGCTTTATACATAATCtccttactgtgtgtgtgcgtgtgtgtgtgtgtgtgtNgtgtgtgtgtgtgtgtgtgtgtgtgtgtgtgtgtgtgtgtgtgtgtgtgtgtgtgtgtgttttaaagggcCATGGTGTGTTCATACACTGTGGTCCAGTTGACATATCTTTCTTATTTCTTGAAATATTAGCAGTTGAAAATTCTCTGGAAATGTACAGAGATATGTGAatgatacagaaaaaaacagacacaacacacCTATAGGTGTGTAATGTTAATGATTCAACATTTTATCAAACAGCAGTCACAGCACTTACAGTAGTATTACTGGTGGAAATTTCCATCATTGTGACAGATGTCTTTCCAGATAATGTAAGCACCTGTTTTCCAATTAAAACCAGGTTTGTTTGTTGAGCTGTGTCATCAGTCTGTAGCTTTAAGATTGTGACTTGCTTTGTCAATGGGTATCATATTCTGTAATGCTAATAATTCATGAATCAAC
Coding sequences within:
- the aqp11 gene encoding aquaporin-11, which translates into the protein MTADVAVSLSMLVGIVAMSDATRRLLSRALADTGLAVYAMELVSTFQLCCCTHELKLLSEVGGIEPQLALTLTYLAAVVHGFTFNGATGNPSGALEHAYHARFSGGCALLRIACQFAAAAAARFAVPVIWGIGLSGLHVRHKLLGYRCISPIHAPLLKAAAVELACSFAVQTAITHTRSVEAKYRVHAVAAVIATVVYAGGSLTGAVFNPALAFSTQFPCSGNSFLEYCLVYWLGPLLGMMSSVLLFDKLVPLLSRKSPSLHLPLETKKRT